The following coding sequences lie in one Apium graveolens cultivar Ventura chromosome 3, ASM990537v1, whole genome shotgun sequence genomic window:
- the LOC141711478 gene encoding signal peptidase complex-like protein DTM1: MANDAVFRSSVICLTVVILGVGIYTQSLKKMMGTYVFGMLGLCGILLPDWDYFDRPVSQWCSPITLTNKIHSTAPPSSTSRFKVYPVRLLLYTIVYMYGFYKWWMFISSN, encoded by the exons ATGGCTAACGACGCCGTTTTCCGGTCATCGGTGATATGTTTGACAGTAGTGATATTAGGAGTCGGAATATACACGCAGTCGTTGAAGAAAATGATGGGAACATATGTGTTTGGGATGCTTGGTTTGTGTGGGATTTTGTTACCAGATTGGGATTATTTTGATCGTCCTGTTTCTCAGTGGTGTTCTCCTATTACTCTCACCAACAAAATTCATTCTACTGCACCACCCTCCTCTACTTCCAG GTTTAAGGTGTATCCGGTGAGACTGCTTCTGTACACAATAGTATACATGTATGGTTTTTACAAGTGGTGGATGTTCATATCTTCCAACTAG
- the LOC141711476 gene encoding cryptochrome-1-like isoform X2 codes for MSGGGCNIVWFRRDLRVEDNPALSACVRAGAVIALYIWAPEEEGHYHPGRVSRWWLKQSLSQLDSALRSLGTTLVTKRSTDSVSSLLQVVQSLGANQVFFNHLYDPLSLVRDHRAKEVLTAHGVNVRSFNADLLYEPWEVLDDVGHPFTTFTAFWSKCLGMPYDPDSPLLPPKRIISGDVSLCPSDPLVFEDESEKGSNALLARAWSPGWNSGDKALAAFINGPLIEYAKNRRKADSATTSILSPHLHFGEVSVRKVFHLVRLKQVLWTNEGNQAGEESVNLFLKSIGLREYSRYVSFNHPYSHEKPLLGHLKFFPWVIDEAYFKAWRQGRTGYPLVDAGMRELWATGWLHDRIRVVVSSFFVKVLQLPWRWGMKYFWDTLLDADLESDALGWQYISGTLPDGRDLDRMDNPQIEGYKFDPNGEFVRRWLPELARLPTEWIHHPWNAPPSVLQAAGIELGSNYPLPIVGIDAAKARLHEALAQMWQHEAASRAVIENGTEEGLGDSSESPPIAFPRDMEEDHIDLRNNPTTTTVRRYEDQMVPSMTTSLVRAEEETSSDIRAEHGRGEVPMNLNMNEEAGTGILNQRTQTPQSNNNLPRFHIAQALRDAENSTAESSSGTIRRERDGGVVPVWSPAASSYSEQFVGEEISFLQRHPQSHQVMNWTQRLSQTG; via the exons ATGTCTGGTGGTGGATGTAATATAGTATGGTTTAGAAGAGATCTGAGAGTAGAAGATAATCCAGCTTTATCTGCATGTGTTAGAGCTGGTGCTGTGATTGCACTTTATATATGGGCTCCTGAAGAAGAAGGCCATTATCATCCTGGTAGGGTTTCTAGGTGGTGGCTTAAGCAGAGCTTATCTCAACTTGATTCTGCTTTAAGAAGTCTTGGTACTACCCTTGTGACCAAAAGATCCACTGATAGTGTTTCTTCTCTTCTTCAAGTTGTTCAATCTCTTGGGGCTAATCAGGTCTTCTTCAATCACTTATATG ACCCCTTGTCACTTGTGAGGGATCACCGTGCAAAGGAGGTTTTAACTGCCCATGGTGTAAATGTCCGTTCCTTCAACGCGGACTTGCTATATGAACCATGGGAAGTTCTTGATGATGTAGGTCACCCATTCACTACATTTACAGCTTTTTGGAGTAAATGCCTTGGCATGCCTTACGATCCTGATTCACCACTTCTTCCTCCAAAGAGAATAATATCAG GTGATGTATCTCTGTGCCCTTCCGACCCACTGGTATTTGAAGATGAATCAGAGAAAGGAAGTAATGCACTCCTTGCTCGGGCATGGTCGCCTGGGTGGAACAGTGGCGATAAGGCACTTGCTGCATTCATTAACGGACCATTGATTGAGTATGCTAAAAATCGTAGAAAGGCTGATAGTGCTACAACTTCAATTCTGTCTCCTCATTTACATTTTGGTGAAGTGAGTGTGCGTAAAGTCTTTCATCTTGTTCGCCTGAAGCAAGTTTTGTGGACCAATGAAGGGAACCAAGCTGGTGAAGAGAGCGTCAACTTGTTTCTCAAGTCTATAGGTCTTAGGGAATATTCAAGGTATGTAAGTTTTAATCATCCCTACAGCCACGAGAAGCCTCTTCTTGGGCATCTGAAGTTCTTTCCTTGGGTAATTGATGAGGCCTATTTCAAGGCCTGGAGACAAGGTAGAACTGGTTATCCACTAGTTGATGCAGGCATGAGAGAGTTATGGGCCACAGGTTGGCTACATGATCGAATTCGAGTAGTGGTGTCCAGTTTCTTTGTGAAAGTTCTGCAGCTTCCATGGAGATGGGGCATGAAGTATTTCTGGGATACCTTATTGGATGCAGATCTTGAAAGTGATGCTCTTGGTTGGCAGTATATATCTGGAACTCTTCCTGATGGCCGAGACTTAGATCGTATGGATAACCCTCAG ATCGAGGGCTACAAATTTGACCCTAATGGTGAGTTTGTACGAAGATGGCTTCCAGAACTTGCTAGATTGCCTACAGAATGGATACACCATCCTTGGAATGCCCCGCCATCTGTACTTCAAGCTGCAGGGATCGAACTCGGTTCTAACTATCCTCTTCCGATTGTTGGAATTGATGCTGCTAAAGCCAGGTTGCATGAAGCCCTTGCACAAATGTGGCAACATGAAGCAGCTTCTAGAGCTGTAATTGAGAATGGGACAGAAGAGGGGCTAGGAGACTCTTCTGAATCGCCCCCCATTGCTTTTCCTCGTGACATGGAAGAGGATCATATAGATTTAAGGAACAATCCTACTACCACTACGGTTCGGCGTTACGAGGATCAAATGGTCCCAAGCATGACTACTTCCTTGGTAAGGGCTGAAGAGGAGACTTCTTCTGACATTCGAGCAGAACATGGCAGAGGAGAGGTGCCAATGAATCTTAATATGAATGAGGAAGCCGGAACAGGTATACTTAATCAACGTACACAGACACCCCAATCAAATAATAATCTCCCACGTTTTCATATTGCACAAGCACTGAGGGATGCTGAAAATTCAACAGCAGAATCGTCTAGTGGTACTATTAGGAGAGAAAGGGATGGTGGAGTGGTTCCTGTATGGTCTCCGGCAGCTTCCAGTTATTCAGAACAATTTGTTGGTGAAGAGATTTCTTTCTTGCAGAGGCATCCACAATCTCACCAAGTAATGAACTGGACTCAGCGACTTTCTCAAACAGGGTAA
- the LOC141713746 gene encoding peptidyl-prolyl cis-trans isomerase-like: protein MRNQKVLCDIKIDRNPRVFFDIDINGVHAGRMVMELFADTTPTAAEKFRALGIGENGIGNHGRPLHLKGSCITGSYGLEKYLEGGSDHRGKICCDELFEEEYYGKRHKGPGYLFFREEGTRLFSISLQETWHVVFGKIVDGMDVFRAIDSVNYAMERVKYSERTNPTSGHYTAEAEKDSYSFLYHSNILKQRSSTFELLTGRVDEDLPGCSSLPSLL from the exons ATGAGAAATCAAAAGGTTTTGTGTGATATAAAGATTGATCGAAACCCAAGGGTCTTCTTTGATATAGATATTAATGGTGTACATGCAGGCCGTATGGTGATGGAACTTTTTGCAGACACCACTCCCACGGCCGCAGAAAAGTTCCGAGCACTCGGCATTGGTGAAAATGGTATAGGAAATCACGGTAGGCCATTGCACTTGAAGGGATCATGTATTACCGGTTCTTATGGATTAGAAAAATATCTGGAGGGAGGATCTGATCACCGAGGTAAAATCTGTTGTGACGAACTATTCGAGGAGGAGTATTACGGGAAAAGGCATAAAGGACCGGGGTATCTATTCTTCCGCGAAGAAGGTACTAGGTTGTTTAGTATTAGTTTACAAGAAACTTGGCATGTGGTGTTTGGGAAAATTGTGGATGGCATGGATGTGTTCAGGGCTATTGATAGTGTTAATTATGCTATGGAGAGGGTTAAGTACTCAGAACGAACTAATCCG ACCAGCGGTCACTATACAGCAGAAGCAGAGAAGGATTCATACAGCTTTCTGTACCATTCTAACATTTTGAAACAACGGTCATCAACTTTTGAACTGCTAACCGGAAGGGTGGATGAGGATTTACCGGGGTGTTCTTCATTGCCCTCTTTGCTGTAG
- the LOC141711476 gene encoding cryptochrome-1-like isoform X1, translating to MSGGGCNIVWFRRDLRVEDNPALSACVRAGAVIALYIWAPEEEGHYHPGRVSRWWLKQSLSQLDSALRSLGTTLVTKRSTDSVSSLLQVVQSLGANQVFFNHLYDPLSLVRDHRAKEVLTAHGVNVRSFNADLLYEPWEVLDDVGHPFTTFTAFWSKCLGMPYDPDSPLLPPKRIISGDVSLCPSDPLVFEDESEKGSNALLARAWSPGWNSGDKALAAFINGPLIEYAKNRRKADSATTSILSPHLHFGEVSVRKVFHLVRLKQVLWTNEGNQAGEESVNLFLKSIGLREYSRYVSFNHPYSHEKPLLGHLKFFPWVIDEAYFKAWRQGRTGYPLVDAGMRELWATGWLHDRIRVVVSSFFVKVLQLPWRWGMKYFWDTLLDADLESDALGWQYISGTLPDGRDLDRMDNPQIEGYKFDPNGEFVRRWLPELARLPTEWIHHPWNAPPSVLQAAGIELGSNYPLPIVGIDAAKARLHEALAQMWQHEAASRAVIENGTEEGLGDSSESPPIAFPRDMEEDHIDLRNNPTTTTVRRYEDQMVPSMTTSLVRAEEETSSDIRAEHGRGEVPMNLNMNEEAGTGILNQRTQTPQSNNNLPRFHIAQALRDAENSTAESSSGTIRRERDGGVVPVWSPAASSYSEQFVGEEISFLQRHPQSHQVMNWTQRLSQTG from the exons ATGTCTGGTGGTGGATGTAATATAGTATGGTTTAGAAGAGATCTGAGAGTAGAAGATAATCCAGCTTTATCTGCATGTGTTAGAGCTGGTGCTGTGATTGCACTTTATATATGGGCTCCTGAAGAAGAAGGCCATTATCATCCTGGTAGGGTTTCTAGGTGGTGGCTTAAGCAGAGCTTATCTCAACTTGATTCTGCTTTAAGAAGTCTTGGTACTACCCTTGTGACCAAAAGATCCACTGATAGTGTTTCTTCTCTTCTTCAAGTTGTTCAATCTCTTGGGGCTAATCAGGTCTTCTTCAATCACTTATATG ACCCCTTGTCACTTGTGAGGGATCACCGTGCAAAGGAGGTTTTAACTGCCCATGGTGTAAATGTCCGTTCCTTCAACGCGGACTTGCTATATGAACCATGGGAAGTTCTTGATGATGTAGGTCACCCATTCACTACATTTACAGCTTTTTGGAGTAAATGCCTTGGCATGCCTTACGATCCTGATTCACCACTTCTTCCTCCAAAGAGAATAATATCAG GTGATGTATCTCTGTGCCCTTCCGACCCACTGGTATTTGAAGATGAATCAGAGAAAGGAAGTAATGCACTCCTTGCTCGGGCATGGTCGCCTGGGTGGAACAGTGGCGATAAGGCACTTGCTGCATTCATTAACGGACCATTGATTGAGTATGCTAAAAATCGTAGAAAGGCTGATAGTGCTACAACTTCAATTCTGTCTCCTCATTTACATTTTGGTGAAGTGAGTGTGCGTAAAGTCTTTCATCTTGTTCGCCTGAAGCAAGTTTTGTGGACCAATGAAGGGAACCAAGCTGGTGAAGAGAGCGTCAACTTGTTTCTCAAGTCTATAGGTCTTAGGGAATATTCAAGGTATGTAAGTTTTAATCATCCCTACAGCCACGAGAAGCCTCTTCTTGGGCATCTGAAGTTCTTTCCTTGGGTAATTGATGAGGCCTATTTCAAGGCCTGGAGACAAGGTAGAACTGGTTATCCACTAGTTGATGCAGGCATGAGAGAGTTATGGGCCACAGGTTGGCTACATGATCGAATTCGAGTAGTGGTGTCCAGTTTCTTTGTGAAAGTTCTGCAGCTTCCATGGAGATGGGGCATGAAGTATTTCTGGGATACCTTATTGGATGCAGATCTTGAAAGTGATGCTCTTGGTTGGCAGTATATATCTGGAACTCTTCCTGATGGCCGAGACTTAGATCGTATGGATAACCCTCAG ATCGAGGGCTACAAATTTGACCCTAATGGTGAGTTTGTACGAAGATGGCTTCCAGAACTTGCTAGATTGCCTACAGAATGGATACACCATCCTTGGAATGCCCCGCCATCTGTACTTCAAGCTGCAGGGATCGAACTCGGTTCTAACTATCCTCTTCCGATTGTTGGAATTGATGCTGCTAAAGCCAGGTTGCATGAAGCCCTTGCACAAATGTGGCAACATGAAGCAGCTTCTAGAGCTGTAATTGAGAATGGGACAGAAGAGGGGCTAGGAGACTCTTCTGAATCGCCCCCCATTGCTTTTCCTCGTGACATGGAAGAGGATCATATAGATTTAAGGAACAATCCTACTACCACTACGGTTCGGCGTTACGAGGATCAAATGGTCCCAAGCATGACTACTTCCTTGGTAAGGGCTGAAGAGGAGACTTCTTCTGACATTCGAGCAGAACATGGCAGAGGAGAGGTGCCAATGAATCTTAATATGAATGAGGAAGCCGGAACAGGTATACTTAATCAACGTACACAGACACCCCAATCAAATAATAATCTCCCACGTTTTCATATTGCACAAGCACTGAGGGATGCTGAAAATTCAACAGCAGAATCGTCTAGTGGTACTATTAGGAGAGAAAGGGATGGTGGAGTGGTTCCTGTATGGTCTCCGGCAGCTTCCAGTTATTCAGAACAATTTGTTGGTGAAGAGATTTCTTTCTTGCAGAGGCATCCACAATCTCACCAAGTAATGAACTGGACTCAGCGACTTTCTCAAACAGG GTAA
- the LOC141711476 gene encoding cryptochrome-1-like isoform X3, translating into MSGGGCNIVWFRRDLRVEDNPALSACVRAGAVIALYIWAPEEEGHYHPGRVSRWWLKQSLSQLDSALRSLGTTLVTKRSTDSVSSLLQVVQSLGANQVFFNHLYDPLSLVRDHRAKEVLTAHGVNVRSFNADLLYEPWEVLDDVGHPFTTFTAFWSKCLGMPYDPDSPLLPPKRIISGDVSLCPSDPLVFEDESEKGSNALLARAWSPGWNSGDKALAAFINGPLIEYAKNRRKADSATTSILSPHLHFGEVSVRKVFHLVRLKQVLWTNEGNQAGEESVNLFLKSIGLREYSRYVSFNHPYSHEKPLLGHLKFFPWVIDEAYFKAWRQGRTGYPLVDAGMRELWATGWLHDRIRVVVSSFFVKVLQLPWRWGMKYFWDTLLDADLESDALGWQYISGTLPDGRDLDRMDNPQIEGYKFDPNGEFVRRWLPELARLPTEWIHHPWNAPPSVLQAAGIELGSNYPLPIVGIDAAKARLHEALAQMWQHEAASRAVIENGTEEGLGDSSESPPIAFPRDMEEDHIDLRNNPTTTTVRRYEDQMVPSMTTSLVRAEEETSSDIRAEHGRGEVPMNLNMNEEAGTAESSSGTIRRERDGGVVPVWSPAASSYSEQFVGEEISFLQRHPQSHQVMNWTQRLSQTG; encoded by the exons ATGTCTGGTGGTGGATGTAATATAGTATGGTTTAGAAGAGATCTGAGAGTAGAAGATAATCCAGCTTTATCTGCATGTGTTAGAGCTGGTGCTGTGATTGCACTTTATATATGGGCTCCTGAAGAAGAAGGCCATTATCATCCTGGTAGGGTTTCTAGGTGGTGGCTTAAGCAGAGCTTATCTCAACTTGATTCTGCTTTAAGAAGTCTTGGTACTACCCTTGTGACCAAAAGATCCACTGATAGTGTTTCTTCTCTTCTTCAAGTTGTTCAATCTCTTGGGGCTAATCAGGTCTTCTTCAATCACTTATATG ACCCCTTGTCACTTGTGAGGGATCACCGTGCAAAGGAGGTTTTAACTGCCCATGGTGTAAATGTCCGTTCCTTCAACGCGGACTTGCTATATGAACCATGGGAAGTTCTTGATGATGTAGGTCACCCATTCACTACATTTACAGCTTTTTGGAGTAAATGCCTTGGCATGCCTTACGATCCTGATTCACCACTTCTTCCTCCAAAGAGAATAATATCAG GTGATGTATCTCTGTGCCCTTCCGACCCACTGGTATTTGAAGATGAATCAGAGAAAGGAAGTAATGCACTCCTTGCTCGGGCATGGTCGCCTGGGTGGAACAGTGGCGATAAGGCACTTGCTGCATTCATTAACGGACCATTGATTGAGTATGCTAAAAATCGTAGAAAGGCTGATAGTGCTACAACTTCAATTCTGTCTCCTCATTTACATTTTGGTGAAGTGAGTGTGCGTAAAGTCTTTCATCTTGTTCGCCTGAAGCAAGTTTTGTGGACCAATGAAGGGAACCAAGCTGGTGAAGAGAGCGTCAACTTGTTTCTCAAGTCTATAGGTCTTAGGGAATATTCAAGGTATGTAAGTTTTAATCATCCCTACAGCCACGAGAAGCCTCTTCTTGGGCATCTGAAGTTCTTTCCTTGGGTAATTGATGAGGCCTATTTCAAGGCCTGGAGACAAGGTAGAACTGGTTATCCACTAGTTGATGCAGGCATGAGAGAGTTATGGGCCACAGGTTGGCTACATGATCGAATTCGAGTAGTGGTGTCCAGTTTCTTTGTGAAAGTTCTGCAGCTTCCATGGAGATGGGGCATGAAGTATTTCTGGGATACCTTATTGGATGCAGATCTTGAAAGTGATGCTCTTGGTTGGCAGTATATATCTGGAACTCTTCCTGATGGCCGAGACTTAGATCGTATGGATAACCCTCAG ATCGAGGGCTACAAATTTGACCCTAATGGTGAGTTTGTACGAAGATGGCTTCCAGAACTTGCTAGATTGCCTACAGAATGGATACACCATCCTTGGAATGCCCCGCCATCTGTACTTCAAGCTGCAGGGATCGAACTCGGTTCTAACTATCCTCTTCCGATTGTTGGAATTGATGCTGCTAAAGCCAGGTTGCATGAAGCCCTTGCACAAATGTGGCAACATGAAGCAGCTTCTAGAGCTGTAATTGAGAATGGGACAGAAGAGGGGCTAGGAGACTCTTCTGAATCGCCCCCCATTGCTTTTCCTCGTGACATGGAAGAGGATCATATAGATTTAAGGAACAATCCTACTACCACTACGGTTCGGCGTTACGAGGATCAAATGGTCCCAAGCATGACTACTTCCTTGGTAAGGGCTGAAGAGGAGACTTCTTCTGACATTCGAGCAGAACATGGCAGAGGAGAGGTGCCAATGAATCTTAATATGAATGAGGAAGCCGGAACAG CAGAATCGTCTAGTGGTACTATTAGGAGAGAAAGGGATGGTGGAGTGGTTCCTGTATGGTCTCCGGCAGCTTCCAGTTATTCAGAACAATTTGTTGGTGAAGAGATTTCTTTCTTGCAGAGGCATCCACAATCTCACCAAGTAATGAACTGGACTCAGCGACTTTCTCAAACAGG GTAA